GTTACTAGTAAACGTATCGTAATGTCCGACTTCAACTAAATTAGTGGGATCCGAAATATCGACAATGCGAAGACCGTCGCCATAATGAGAAATGTAGGCGTAATCTCCCAAAATGTGAGTATTGTGCGCCAACAGACTGGGAGCAGCTAAATATTCGTCAACAATTTCCGCATTAAAGGGATCTCTGATGTCCCACATCTTGACCGTCAGACCCGTGCTCTCCTGGGTTGTCATGACATATTTACCATCCTCGGTGGTCCAGGCGTTATGTACATTGGGGCCCGGGAGAATTTCCGTGATTTGTACCGGTGCAGACTTATCACCGACGTCGAGAATTACCAGGCTACCGCTATTGAATGCGCTACCAAACAAGGTATCATTCCTGACATAAACATCATGGAAGCATGGAGAGGGCCACTCACCAACCTTAATTGGCGATTCGGGGTCGGATAAGTCAAGAATGTCAACGCCACGAATTCTATCTGGTCCTGATATATATGCGAAGCCATCAGTGATATACAAATTATGAGCTCTTTTGAAAGCCGTAGTATCCGTGCCAACCAGTCGAACAGAATCCGGCAGTCCGCCAAGATCGATAATTGTTAAGCCGTCATTACGTTCGTCCGCAGTAACGTAGGCGTAGTGATCATGGGTTTTTATATCTCTCCAATTAGATAACACACCCGGTACAAATGCCACTTCCTCAAGGCCTGTGGATTCTACTTTTGCAATTGAAACACCCGTATAATGGCCGACAATGGCGTAATCATTTCCCTGGTCATCCGTGTACCCCCAGACATCGTTAGCAGAACCAAAAAAGCCACCCCTTTCACTTCCATATTCCAGATTTCCGATTAAAGTCGTATTCCGACTGGTTTGTGCGAAGATTTGGGAGGGCAAGCAAAATAAAAATATTAGCATAACTTTTCTCATGGTACATCCTTTTTGGTGAGGTAATTAAAATAGGTTTAATGGAAGGTATGTGATGACTACAGACAGTTTCAGGCTCTTATTCCACATTCTAAATGGTTAGAACTTCAAAAAATATTTTTAATTTCTTTTAGGTCGGAAATTTCAAAATCTGCCAGGCTGTTATTCTCTGAGGTCTTTTTCGGATTAAAAAAAATTGCCTGCCAGCCAAAGTTTTTAGCTCCAACTATGTCATTTTCGTAGGAGTCACCAATATAAACCGTTTCAAAAGGCTTACTATTTGCTTTCCTTGCGGCTTCACTAAATATTCCCGGATAAGGCTTTGCCACACCCACATCTTCAGAATAGATTTTATATTCAAAATATGACTGCATGTTGAGCCTTGACAGCTTACTTTCCTGAACCCTGGGAAATCCATTGGAGAGAATACCCAGAGAATATTTTGGCTTTAAATAATCGAGAATTTCAACAGCATTCGAGATAACAAAAGTTTGCTTTGAATAAAGGGCTAAATAATTTTCTGAAAACACAGAATAATCAATTGGGGTTAAGCTCAATTCCTCGAAAGTCATTTTAAAACGCAGGATTTTAAGTTCTGCCGGAGAAACCTCACCGTCCGCCATCTGCTTCCAAAGAATCGTGTTATTTTTATCGTAAGTTCGAAGAAAGTTCTCCCGGTTGACTTTAGCAAAAAGCTCAGGCTTTGAGTCAAGTAAAAATTTCAAAGTTGCTTGCTCGGCACGCATGTGATCGAACAAGGTATTGTCCAAATCAAAAAAAATGGTTTTTATGTCTTTGAAGCTCATTTTAAGAAAAGAAAGGTAGATAATTTCGTTCAATAAAACAACGCCAAATTTAGGGACTGACAGGTAATTTTCTGCCATACTCGATAAATTTGTCCCCGAATGTTTCTATCGGGGAAGCATTCGAGCACAAGCTTTTTGGCAGAATTTGAAATCACAAATATCAAATAACAAATGCCGACGGTTCGGCATCAAACAAAATCACTGAAAGTTATGGTTTTATTGGACATTGGGATTTGGTATTTGAGTTTTATTTGTAATTTGTAGTTTGTTTTTTGAGATTTGCGGCTTGTCCGCGTTAGGATCAAGTAGAGTGCGTTTCTTAATAAATGGTCTTGTTATAGAATGGTCAGTTCTAAATAACCGCGAATATATGCTAATAACGCTAATATTTATTTTATGAAATGAGAATTGCAGCAAGAGATATTTTTTAAAACGTTAAATAATTAAAAATATCAAATTTAGAAAGTCGTCTTTGATTCTGTTGCTTTTATTGGCGTTCATTTGCGTTAATTAGCGGTACAGTTTTTAGGATTTTAGATGATCTTATTTTAAAACATCAACTAATTTTTCAATAACAAAATCGAGATCTTTATAAGTAATTGTCAAAGGAGGTAGGATTCTGATTACATTGATTCCAGCTGGAAAGGCCAGCACGCCCTTTTCCAGGAGCATTGAGATTAAGGGGGGAGCAGGTTCTTTGACTTCGATTCCAATCATTAACCCCAGGCCTCTAATCTCCTGAATTTTTCTTAGCGTATGGTTTTTTAGTTTTTCAGTA
This sequence is a window from candidate division KSB1 bacterium. Protein-coding genes within it:
- a CDS encoding noncanonical pyrimidine nucleotidase, YjjG family — its product is MAENYLSVPKFGVVLLNEIIYLSFLKMSFKDIKTIFFDLDNTLFDHMRAEQATLKFLLDSKPELFAKVNRENFLRTYDKNNTILWKQMADGEVSPAELKILRFKMTFEELSLTPIDYSVFSENYLALYSKQTFVISNAVEILDYLKPKYSLGILSNGFPRVQESKLSRLNMQSYFEYKIYSEDVGVAKPYPGIFSEAARKANSKPFETVYIGDSYENDIVGAKNFGWQAIFFNPKKTSENNSLADFEISDLKEIKNIF
- a CDS encoding choice-of-anchor B family protein, whose protein sequence is MLIFLFCLPSQIFAQTSRNTTLIGNLEYGSERGGFFGSANDVWGYTDDQGNDYAIVGHYTGVSIAKVESTGLEEVAFVPGVLSNWRDIKTHDHYAYVTADERNDGLTIIDLGGLPDSVRLVGTDTTAFKRAHNLYITDGFAYISGPDRIRGVDILDLSDPESPIKVGEWPSPCFHDVYVRNDTLFGSAFNSGSLVILDVGDKSAPVQITEILPGPNVHNAWTTEDGKYVMTTQESTGLTVKMWDIRDPFNAEIVDEYLAAPSLLAHNTHILGDYAYISHYGDGLRIVDISDPTNLVEVGHYDTFTSN